Proteins encoded within one genomic window of Ranitomeya variabilis isolate aRanVar5 chromosome 4, aRanVar5.hap1, whole genome shotgun sequence:
- the LOC143766967 gene encoding uncharacterized protein LOC143766967, producing the protein MDMDRDKMAERILHLTLEILFRLTGEDYTVVKKTSSDRCQVPVSEGRGRPLSPITGPPPHPLTHEDINEQKILELTYKMIELLTGEVPIRCQDVAVYFSMEEWEYLEGHRDLYKNVIMEVPQPLTSPDLSSKRTTPERCPRPLLPQDCNQEDPNAPQDHQGEDLTHINTTETYVRGDERCKEEIPTYGYPDECTRRSEGQLTSSILKSDDLEILQDTTEVIAVTPDISSSIHSKDLSSDPMKQVPSSDSLLTTKENQSLKRGIKEQTAPKTMKSFSCAECGKCFNQKSDLVTHHRTHTGEKPFSCSECGKCFNQESDLVTHHRTHTGEKPFSCSEFGKYFAHNSHLIKHEITHTAEKPYSCSECGKCFKRKLHLVEHKQTHTGEKPFSCSECGKCFNRKRNLVIHQRTHTGEKPFTCSECGKCFSHKGNLVIHQRTHTGEKPYTREKPFSCSECGKCFSFKGLLVSHQRTHTGEKPFSCSACGKCFYLKSDVVKHFRTHTGEKPFSCSECGKCFNYRGNLVSHQRTHTGEKPFSCSECGKCFAHKSPLVIHHRTHTGEKPFSCSECGTCFNYRGNLVSHQRTHTGEKPFSCSECGKCFSRKSDLVSHHGTHMGKKPFSCS; encoded by the exons atggatatggacagagacaagatggcggagaggatattacacctcaccctagagatcctcttccggcttactggagag gattacacagtggtgaagaagacctctagtgatcgctgtcaggtccctgtgtctgagggacggggaagacccctgagcccaatcacggggcctccacctcaccccctgacccatgaggacatcaatgagcagaagatcctagaactcacctacaagatgattgagctgctgactggagag gttcctataaggtgtcaggatgtcgccgtctatttctccatggaggagtgggagtatttagaaggacacagagatctgtacaagaacgtcataatggaggttccccagcccctcacatctccag atctatccagtaagaggacaacaccagagagatgtccccgtcctcttcttccacaggactgtaaccaagaagatcccaatgctcctcaggaccatcag ggtgaagatctgacccatattaatactacagagacatatgtgaggggggatgagcggtgtaaagaggagattcccacatatggctacccag ATgagtgtaccaggagatcagagggacagctgacatcttcaattttaaaatctgatgatcttgagatcctacaagatacaactgaagtgattgccgttactccagatatatcatcatccattcacagcaaagatctatcatctgatcctatgaaacaggtcccatcttctgattcattactgactactaaggaaaatcaaagtctcaaaagaggcattaaagaacaaactgctcctaaaacaatgaagtcattttcatgtgcagaatgtgggaagtgttttaaccagaaatcagatttggttactcaccatagaactcacacaggggagaagcctttttcatgttcagaatgtgggaaatgttttaaccaggaatcagatttggttactcaccatagaactcacacaggggagaagcctttttcatgttcagaatttgGGAAATATTTTGCTCACAATTCACATCTTATTAAACATGAGATAACTCACACagcagagaagccatattcatgttcagaatgtgggaaatgttttaaaaggaAATTGCATCTTGTTGAACACAagcaaactcacacaggggagaagcctttttcatgttcagaatgtgggaaatgttttaaccggaaaaggaatcttgttattcaccagaggactcacacaggggagaagccttttacatgttcagaatgtgggaaatgttttagccataaagggaatcttgttattcaccagaggactcacacaggggaaaagccttacacaagggagaagcctttttcatgttcagaatgtgggaaatgttttagctttAAAGGgcttcttgttagtcaccagaggactcacacaggggagaagcctttttcatgttcagcatgtgggaaatgtttttatctGAAATCAGATGTGGTTAAGCACtttagaactcatacaggggagaagcctttttcctgttcagaatgtgggaaatgttttaactatagagggaatcttgttagtcaccagagaactcacacaggggaaaagcctttttcctgttcagaatgtgggaaatgttttgcacataaatcaCCGCTTGTtattcaccatagaactcacacaggggagaagcctttttcatgttcagaatgtggaacatGTTTTAACTATAGAGGGaaccttgttagtcaccagagaactcacacaggggagaagcctttttcatgttcagaatgtggaaaatgttttagccggaaatcagatttggttagtcaTCATGGAACTCACATGGGCAAGAAGCCCTTTTCCTGTtcataa